The Parvibaculum sp. DNA segment GTTGAGTTCGGCATAGGAGCGCTCGTCGGCCATGCCGTCCTCGACGCGCGCCACGTCGCCGATGGTGGTGGGCGCGCCGTCGCGGCGGAAGGCGACGACGATGCTGCGAAATTCGGGAACGCTCGCGACCTCGCCCTTGGTCTTCACCGGAAATTCGGCGCGCAATCCCGGCGTTTCGAGCCGCCCGCCCGGAATTTCCGCGTGCTCGCGCCGCAGCGCCCCGGTCACATCCTCGGCCGTCACGCCATAGGCGCGCATCTTCACCGCGTCGAGCCAGATGCGCACCTCGCGGTCGCGCCCGCCGACAAGCTCGATGGAGCCGACGCCGGAAATTCGCTGCAACTGCTCCTTGACGGTCTTGTCGGCGAAATGCGTCAGCGCCCGGATCGGCATGTCGCCGGCGATCATCACCGACATGATCGCCTGTGCGTCCGGATCGACCTTCTGAACGATCGACTGTTCGGCTTCCTGCGGAATGTTGGCGCGCGCCAGCGAAACCTTGTCGCGCACATCCTGCGCCTTGACGTCGACATTTTCGTTGAGGTCGTACTGGATGACGACTTGGGAGAGGCCCTCGGCGCTGGTCGAGGACAGCGTCTCGATGCCCGAAATCGTGTTGACCTGTTCCTCGATCGGATCGGTCACGTCGCTTTCGATGCCTTCGGGCGAGGCGCCTTCCAGCACCGTCGTGATCGACACCACCGGAAACTCGACCTTCGGAAAGAGGTCGACGCCTACGCGGCCAAGCGAGATCCATCCCAGCACGACAAGCGCGCCGATCACCATGACGGCAAAAACGGGCCGCCGGATCGAAACGTCGGAAATCCACATACGCTTCCCCTCCGCCCGCGCTACTGCGCCGTGCTGTCGCTTGCGCCGGCCGCGATCTGGCCCGGCTCGGCCTCGATCCGGATTTTGATGCCGTCGGCAAGCAGCGGCGCGTTGGGTCCGCCCAGCGCCTTGTCGCCGGCCTTGAGCCCCGACAGCACTTCCACCGTCTGCGCATCGATCTGCCGCACCGTCACGCTGACGCGCCGCGCCACATTGCCGTCGGCGATGAAGACATGCCGGTCGGTCTCGCCGCCATAAAGCATCCGCCGGTCGAGCGTCAGCCCCTGGCGCGGCGCCGGAAAGAGTTCGACGCGCGTAAAGAGGCCGGGCTTCACCGAATAATCCTCATTGAGGATCGGCAGCCGGAGTTCGACCGAGCGCGTCACCGGGTCGACATAATCGTTGAGGATCGCGACATAGCTGTCGAAGCTGCGGTCGATGCCGTCGATATAGACGCGCCCCTTGGTGCCGACCTCGATTTTCGACAGGTGAATTTCGGGCACCGTCACGATAGCGCCGACAATGTCGATCTTCATGATCTGCAAAACGCCGTCGCCGCCGCCGCCCATCGCGCCCATGCCGCCCATCCGCGTCGCCATGAACTTGCCCTCGTCGACATCGCGCCGTGTGATGACGCCGTCGAAAGGCGCGGTCACGGTGCAGTCGGTCAGCATCTGGTTGGCGCCGGCAAGCTGCGCTTCGGCAATGCCGAGCCGCGCCTGCGAAGCGTCGCGCGCCGAGCGCGCATCGTCGAGCCGCCCGTCGGCCACGAACCCCTTGGCGTGCAACTCGCTGGCGCGTGAAAAGGCGAGGCCGGTGTTGCGCACATCCGCCTTGGCGAGCCGCACCTGGTTTTCAAGCTCGGTCACCTTGAGGCGGATCTCTACATCGCGCGTCCGGAAAAGCGGCTGCCCTTCGGTCACGCGGTCGCCGACCCTGACCATGATCTCCTCGATGATGCCGTCGACGCGGGGGCCGAGCGTCGTCGTCTTGTGCGCGGCGATGGTGCCGGTGCCGGTAATCGGTTCGGCAAGCTCACGTTCGCTCACCGCGCTGGCAAAGACGCCGATGGCGCCGGCATCCGGATCGGCCGTTTCCTCTTCCGCGCTCTCGCCGCACCCGGCCAGCGCCGCCGCGATCAGGCCGGCCGCCAGAAGCCGCGCATAACGGGAAACGTCAAACCGGACGAGCATGGGATGCCTTTCGAAAAACGTATAGAAGGTTATAGTATCTTTTGTTACGATACCGGCAAAGCGAAATCGCTGGCGAAACACGATCTTAAGCCGGGGACAAGGACCGAGGATAAAATGGGCGGACAAGCCATGCCCCCGTCGATTGCCAGCCGGCCGAAGCCGCCGGCATCGCGGGTCCAGCCGGACGAGACCTTCGGCTGGCTCCATCACGACGTCTACCGGCTCTTCCGCAAGGCTTGGGCGCGCCGCCTGCAAGCCTCCGGCACCGGCATCAACCCGGCCAAGTCGCGCATCCTCGCCGAACTGCGCCAGCGCGACGGCATCACCCAGACCGAACTTGCCGACTGCGTCGAAATGGAAAAGGCGCCGCTCGGCCGCCTGCTCGACAGCCTCGAAGAGCAGGGCCTGATCGAACGCCGCAACGACCCCGCCGACCGCCGCGTCCGCCGCGTCTATCTGATGCCGCCGATCGACGAAATCACCGCCGGCTTGTGGCAGGCCGCCTTCGGCATGTTCGAAACCTCGGTCCGGGGCTTCACGCCGGAGGAATACGCGCAACTGATGAATTTCCTCGAGCGCATCAAGGCCAATCTCCAGGAGTCCGAGGAAACCGAGGCCTGAGTCTGCGCCGCCGCGCTGAAACTTGAACACCGCCCGCGCGTCGGCATAGCATAATCAATGCGCAGCCTCTCCCTTTTGATTCTTGCCGCCCTGCTGGCGATGGCGATTTGGACCGCTCTCGTTGTCACCGGCGCGCGCCACGGCTGGTTGCGTGCCGATCCGGGTCCGCGCGAGGATGTGGCGTCCTTCTTTTCGACATCGGCTGCGGCGATCGACGCGGCGGAGCAGGGCGCCGTCGCCTTCATGCTGATCGAAAAGGGCGAGGACTTTGGCGAACATTATGTCTCGGCCGGCGCGCCCGTCACCCGCGACACGCTTTTCCAGCTCGCCTCGCTCAGCAAATGGGTGACGGCGCTCGGTGTGCTGAAACTCGCCGCCGATGGAAGGCTCGATCTCGATGCGCCCGTGTCGCGTTATCTCACACGCTGGCAGCTTCCCGAAAGCAAGTTCGGCAACGAGGGCGTCACCGCGCGCCGCCTCCTCTCTCACACCGCCGGCCTGACGGATGGCCTGGGCTACATGGGCTTCGAGCCGGGCACGCCCGTGCAGACCCTCGAGGCATCGCTGACGGAAGCGGCGGACCCCATGCCCGGCGCCGATGGCCGCACCCGTGTCGGTCTCGCGCCCGGCACCGCATGGAGCTATTCCGGCGGCGGCTATGCGTTGCTGCAGCTCCTGATCGAGGAAATCGCGGGCGAACCCTTCGACATCTATATGAAGCGCGCCGTCCTCGATCCGCTCGGCATGTCGAGCGCGACATTCGATCTCGCGTCGGCGGAAGCGGCGGGGCTTGCCCCCTGTTTCGACGCCGACGGCGCGCCTTGCGCCTATCGCAGCTTCGCCGCGGCATCCGCTGCCTCACTCCATGCAAGTGCGGCCGATCTCGTCCGCTTCCTTGAAGCGCAAATGGAAGGCGCGCGCGATCCCGCCCTGCCGCCCGGTCTCGCCGCCGCCATGTCCGCGCCCCACGGCTCGCAATTCGGCCTGCCGATCTGGGGCCTCGGCGTCATGCTTTATTCCGAAGCACCGGGCGGCGGCTACATCATCGGCCATGAGGGCATGAACTTCGCCGCCATCGAAACCACGGCCCGGCTCGACCCGGCGACCGGCGACGGCATCCTCGTCCTCGCGACCGGCAATCCGGGCCTCGCCGCGATGCTCGGCGGCGAATGGGTCTATTGGCATGCCGGGCGCGTGGATGTGAGGCAGATCGACGGCATGATCCCGGCCTTGGGCCTCGCGCTGCTCATCGGCTGGGCCGTCATCCTCGTTCTGGCCGCTCTCGCCATCTGGAAAATCCGGCGATCCGAAAGCCCGAAATCCGCGTAATTCAGTCCGGAACTTCGCCGCGCAGCGGAGATTCGACCTCGCTGCACCGCCGCATCCCAAGCCGACGCGGCGTCAATTGCGCAGGGCTTTTCATGCGCCCGCTTTGCAGTGAGAATGCGCCCAAACAAACGCCGCCAATGCGGGCAATCAAGTGCTGGCAAAGCGCCAGGGGAGACGTCATGAATTTCGATTTTTCCGACGACCAGAAAATGCTGAAGGAGCAGGTGCGCAAGTTCCTTGCCGACAAATGTCCGATGTCGGTCACGCGCCGCGTGCTCGAAAAGGAAGAGCCCTATGCGGCCGAGGTCTGGAAGGGCCTTGTCGAGATGGGCCTCACCGGCACCGCGATCCCCGAAGAATTCGGCGGTCTCGGTCTCGGCGCGCTGGAGCTCTGCGTGATCGCGGAAGAGCTCGGCCGCGCCGCGGCGCCCGTGCCGTTCTCTTCGTCCATCTATCTCGCGGCGGAAGCGCTCCGCCTCTTCGGCACGAAGAAGCAGAAGGAAACCTGGCTGCCGAAACTGGCATCGGGTGAAATCATCGGCACGCTCGCCGTCTCCGAAGGCACGCATGCCGCGCACCCGCGCAACATCGCGGTCAAGCATGCGGGCGGCAAGATCAACGGCGTCAAGCAGCCGGTTGTCGATGGCGGTGCGGCCTCGCTCGCCATCGTCGCGGTCAACACCGGCGGTTCCGGCGAAGGCGCAGTCTCGCTCGCCATCGTCGATCTGAAGGCGGGCGGCGTCTCGGCCGCGCCCGTCCGCACGCTCGACCCCTCGCGTCAGCATGTGACGCTGACCTTCAAGGACGCGCCCGCCGAAATTCTTGGGCCCAAACCGGGCGAGGGCTGGTCGCAGCTTTCGCGCGTGCTCGACGGCGCCGCCGTGCTCTTTGCCTTCGAACAGGTCGGCGGCACCGAAGCGGCGCTCGAAATGGCGCGCGACTATGCGCTCGAGCGCTACGCCTTCGGCCGCCAGATCGGCTCGTACCAGGCGATCAAGCACAAGCTCGCCGACATGTATGTGAAGAAGGAACTGGCGAAATCGAACGCCTATTTCGGCGCCATGATGCTGAACGACGAGGGCGCGGAGCTGACCGAAGCCGCCGCCGCCTCGCGCATCGCGGGTTCGGATGCCTATGTCTTCGCCGCGCAGGAGAACATCCAGACGCATGGCGGCATCGGCTACACATGGGAATCCGACTGCCAGTTCCACTACCGCCGCGCCAAGCTGCTGGCGCTCGCTGTCGGCGCGCCGATCCAGTGGAAGGAAAAACTCGTCGCGCGCCTTGAAGCGAAGAACGCGGCTTAAAGCGGCTCAAAAAGACATTCGGGAGAACGAAAATGGATTTCAACGATACAGCCGAAGAAGCCGCCTACCGCAAACAGGTGCGCGCCTGGCTCGATAAAAACGCCACCCGCAAGGAAAACGCGAAGGACATCGCGCCGCCGAAAGACCTCAAGGAAATGATCGCCCAGTCCAAGGCCTGGCAGGCGAAGAAGGCCGATGCCGGTTACGCCTGCATCACCTGGCCGAAGGAATGGGGCGGCGGTGGCGGCACCACCATCAACAACGTGATCTACGGCCAGGAAGAATCGAAATACGCGGTTCCCGGCGGCATCTTCGCCATCGGCCTCGGCATGTGCATCCCGACCGTGATGTCATGGGGCCCCGACGAGGCGAAAGAACGCTTCGTCCGTCCCGCCGTGCGCGGCGACGAGATCTGGTGCCAGCTCTTTTCCGAACCCGCCGGCGGTTCCGACGTCGCGGGTCTTCGCACGAAAGCCGAGAAGGATGGCGACGACTGGGTCATCAACGGCCAGAAGGTCTGGACGTCCGGCGCGCATTTCTGCGACTACGGCATCCTGCTGACACGCACCGATCCGAACGTGCCGAAGCACAAGGGCCTCACCATGTTCTGGATCGACATGAAGGACCCCGCCGTCGAAGTGCGCCCCATCAAGCAGATGTCGGGCGGTGCCGAATTCAACGAGGTCTTCTTCACCAATCTGCGCGTCAAGGACAGTCAGCGTCTCGGCAAGGTCGGCGACGGCTGGAAGGTCGCGCTGACGACGCTGATGAACGAACGCCTCGCCGTCGGCGGCAGCCAGGGCAATGCCGACACCGATGAGTTGATCTCGCTCGCCCGCAACACCGACATCGCGGGCGAGCCCGCCATCCGCCACGGCGGCGTCCGCGAGCGCATCGCCGACTGGTATGTGCAGGCGCAAGGCTTGAAGTTCACGCGCTTCCGCACGTTGACCGCGCTGTCGAAAGGCGAAACCCCCGGCCCGGAAAGCTCGATCTCCAAGATCGTCGCCGCGAAGAAGATGCAGGACCTCGGCTCCTTCGGCATGGACCTGCAGGACATGGGCGGCGTCATCCGCGACCGGAAAATCTCGCCGGAAGAGGGCGCCTATACCGAACAATGGATCGGCGCAGCCGGCTACCGCATCGCCGGCGGCACCGACGAAATCCTGCGCAACATCGTCGCCGAACGCGTCCTCGGCCTGCCACAGGACATCCGCGTCGACAAGGACCTGCCGTTCAATCAGGCCCCGAAGGGGAAATAAGAGTCTTTCCCTCTCCCCTCCGGGGAGAGGGAAGGGGCCCACCGAAGGTGGGAAGGGTGAGGGGGAACCCCACCCGCAGAAACAAAAAGGCCGGATCGCACGATCCGGCCTTTTTCTTTTCCCCTCTTTTGGTCTTTGCCGGGCTTGACCCGGCAATCCAGAAGGCGCGTTAGCGCCGTCTCTCTTCGCAAGAATCCCTTCATCAACCTCACGACGTTTCTTCAAGGAGTATTTTTGAAGAGAGACGCCGCCTTTCGGCGGCTTCTGGATGCCCGGATCAAGTCCGGGCAAGACGAGAAAGAGGAAATGGGATCGGCAAACGCGACCCTTCTTCCCTCAAGCCGCCGCTTCGGCCTTTTCCGCTTCCGCATAAAGCGCCAGATGATCGCTGAGCGCGCGCTGAAACGCCGGCCGCGCTTCCGCCCGTTTCACATATGCCGCCAGCGCCGGAAATTCACCCACGAAATCCCGGTGCCGGAGGTCGCGCAGCACCGTCACCATCATCAGATCGCCCACGGTGAAGCGGTCTTCGAGCCATTCGCGCCCCTTGAGCCACCCGGCCAGCTGCCCGAGCCGCCGGCGGAGAAACTCCTCCGCGCCCGGACGGCGCATCTTCGCCCATTCCTCCTCGCCATAGAAGAAGTCGAGCGCCGTCACCGCGTCCACCGC contains these protein-coding regions:
- a CDS encoding serine hydrolase domain-containing protein, encoding MRSLSLLILAALLAMAIWTALVVTGARHGWLRADPGPREDVASFFSTSAAAIDAAEQGAVAFMLIEKGEDFGEHYVSAGAPVTRDTLFQLASLSKWVTALGVLKLAADGRLDLDAPVSRYLTRWQLPESKFGNEGVTARRLLSHTAGLTDGLGYMGFEPGTPVQTLEASLTEAADPMPGADGRTRVGLAPGTAWSYSGGGYALLQLLIEEIAGEPFDIYMKRAVLDPLGMSSATFDLASAEAAGLAPCFDADGAPCAYRSFAAASAASLHASAADLVRFLEAQMEGARDPALPPGLAAAMSAPHGSQFGLPIWGLGVMLYSEAPGGGYIIGHEGMNFAAIETTARLDPATGDGILVLATGNPGLAAMLGGEWVYWHAGRVDVRQIDGMIPALGLALLIGWAVILVLAALAIWKIRRSESPKSA
- a CDS encoding acyl-CoA dehydrogenase family protein → MDFNDTAEEAAYRKQVRAWLDKNATRKENAKDIAPPKDLKEMIAQSKAWQAKKADAGYACITWPKEWGGGGGTTINNVIYGQEESKYAVPGGIFAIGLGMCIPTVMSWGPDEAKERFVRPAVRGDEIWCQLFSEPAGGSDVAGLRTKAEKDGDDWVINGQKVWTSGAHFCDYGILLTRTDPNVPKHKGLTMFWIDMKDPAVEVRPIKQMSGGAEFNEVFFTNLRVKDSQRLGKVGDGWKVALTTLMNERLAVGGSQGNADTDELISLARNTDIAGEPAIRHGGVRERIADWYVQAQGLKFTRFRTLTALSKGETPGPESSISKIVAAKKMQDLGSFGMDLQDMGGVIRDRKISPEEGAYTEQWIGAAGYRIAGGTDEILRNIVAERVLGLPQDIRVDKDLPFNQAPKGK
- a CDS encoding acyl-CoA dehydrogenase family protein, yielding MNFDFSDDQKMLKEQVRKFLADKCPMSVTRRVLEKEEPYAAEVWKGLVEMGLTGTAIPEEFGGLGLGALELCVIAEELGRAAAPVPFSSSIYLAAEALRLFGTKKQKETWLPKLASGEIIGTLAVSEGTHAAHPRNIAVKHAGGKINGVKQPVVDGGAASLAIVAVNTGGSGEGAVSLAIVDLKAGGVSAAPVRTLDPSRQHVTLTFKDAPAEILGPKPGEGWSQLSRVLDGAAVLFAFEQVGGTEAALEMARDYALERYAFGRQIGSYQAIKHKLADMYVKKELAKSNAYFGAMMLNDEGAELTEAAAASRIAGSDAYVFAAQENIQTHGGIGYTWESDCQFHYRRAKLLALAVGAPIQWKEKLVARLEAKNAA
- a CDS encoding efflux RND transporter periplasmic adaptor subunit — its product is MLVRFDVSRYARLLAAGLIAAALAGCGESAEEETADPDAGAIGVFASAVSERELAEPITGTGTIAAHKTTTLGPRVDGIIEEIMVRVGDRVTEGQPLFRTRDVEIRLKVTELENQVRLAKADVRNTGLAFSRASELHAKGFVADGRLDDARSARDASQARLGIAEAQLAGANQMLTDCTVTAPFDGVITRRDVDEGKFMATRMGGMGAMGGGGDGVLQIMKIDIVGAIVTVPEIHLSKIEVGTKGRVYIDGIDRSFDSYVAILNDYVDPVTRSVELRLPILNEDYSVKPGLFTRVELFPAPRQGLTLDRRMLYGGETDRHVFIADGNVARRVSVTVRQIDAQTVEVLSGLKAGDKALGGPNAPLLADGIKIRIEAEPGQIAAGASDSTAQ
- a CDS encoding glutathione S-transferase family protein — encoded protein: MISLSVLKWVPPFARGSVKEYRVRWALEEAGLPYAERVLTPADQDAADYRAVQPFGQVPVYEEDGFALFESGAIILHIAEKCEALMPRDAKGRARAVQWMLAAQTSVQPAVDAVTALDFFYGEEEWAKMRRPGAEEFLRRRLGQLAGWLKGREWLEDRFTVGDLMMVTVLRDLRHRDFVGEFPALAAYVKRAEARPAFQRALSDHLALYAEAEKAEAAA
- a CDS encoding MarR family winged helix-turn-helix transcriptional regulator gives rise to the protein MPPSIASRPKPPASRVQPDETFGWLHHDVYRLFRKAWARRLQASGTGINPAKSRILAELRQRDGITQTELADCVEMEKAPLGRLLDSLEEQGLIERRNDPADRRVRRVYLMPPIDEITAGLWQAAFGMFETSVRGFTPEEYAQLMNFLERIKANLQESEETEA